A genome region from Vulpes lagopus strain Blue_001 chromosome 7, ASM1834538v1, whole genome shotgun sequence includes the following:
- the CXCL14 gene encoding C-X-C motif chemokine 14 produces MRLLPAALLLLLLALCAARVDGSKCKCSRKGPKIRYSDVKKLEMKPKYPHCEEKMVIITTKSVSRYRGQEHCLHPKLQSTKRFIKWYNAWNEKRRVYEE; encoded by the exons ATGAGGCTCCTGCCAGCCgcgctgctcctgctgctcctggcgCTCTGCGCCGCACGCGTGGACG GATCCAAGTGCAAGTGCTCCCGAAAGGGGCCCAAGATTCGCTACAGCGACGTGAAGAAGCTGGAAATGAAGCCAAAGTACCCGCACTGCGAGGAGAAGATGGTTAT CATCACCACCAAGAGCGTGTCCAGGTACCGGGGTCAGGAGCACTGCCTACACCCCAAGCTGCAGAGCACCAAGCGGTTCATCAAGTGGTACAACGCCTGGAACGAGAAGCGCAG GGTCTACGAAGAGTAG